A genomic segment from Malus domestica chromosome 05, GDT2T_hap1 encodes:
- the LOC103419615 gene encoding cysteine-rich receptor-like protein kinase 15 isoform X4, translated as MMRNMSTIPFLFLMSLIARSEAVRYFSHLCPNTTTFTPAEVFESDPDSFQYNLGQLLKSLSSNATRTDTGFYTATAGRNSTEKAYGMFLCRGDVSTEVCKECVPDAIVEAAQRCPDIKEVTIWFDECMLRYSNETLLFSMNISLATGVLDEVNVTEPRGFTLNMSELTTEAANNSKYFATKEAKVEGSNETLYSLVQCTQDLSASDCKRCLEKAAEQLVSFGTQLGRLQYPSCTVWIDTTLFYAINRTDAQHPPTPEALPPPSTLLPNSRLPIGRKKHSSITIIVVVSVVIALLVVSLVLVALGYCLPGRRETKKNDEALQQENGKQQDMRTAESLQFDLGTLETATNKFSEDNKLGEGGFGAVFKGMLSDGQEIPVKRLSKSSGQGVEEFKNEVVLVAKLQHRNLVRLLGFCLEGEETLLVYEYVPNKSLDYFLFEHEKREQLDWLSRTMIIGGIARGILYLHEDSRLRIIHRDLKASNILLDSNMNPKISDFGMARMFGVDDQTEGNTKRIVGTYGYMAPEYAMEGLYSVKSDVFSFGVLLLEIITGRRNFLGFHRTNCKPTLIGYAWQLWNETKGLELMDPLLKDSCRPNEFLRYIHIGLLCVQEDANNRPTMSSVVLMLKSETIILPRPEKPAFFTGGYVDHHDQVRPQDCSGNGLTISIDVPR; from the exons ATGATGAGGAATATGTCTACGATCCCTTTTCTGTTTCTCATGAGTTTGATCGCTAGAAGTGAAGCAGTTCGTTACTTCAGCCATCTCTGCCCAAACACTACCACTTTCACCCCGGCCGAAGTATTCGAATCCGACCCCGACAGCTTCCAATATAATCTCGGTCAACTTCTCAAATCCCTTTCCTCGAACGCCACACGTACTGACACCGGATTTTACACTGCCACCGCTGGCCGAAACTCAACTGAAAAGGCATATGGGATGTTTCTATGTCGCGGTGATGTCTCTACCGAGGTTTGCAAAGAGTGCGTGCCCGATGCAATCGTGGAGGCAGCACAACGCTGCCCTGATATAAAAGAGGTTACCATATGGTTCGACGAGTGCATGCTACGCTACTCGAATGAGACATTACTTTTCTCGATGAACATTTCGCTCGCAACGGGCGTGTTGGACGAGGTTAATGTTACAGAACCAAGAGGATTTACCCTGAATATGAGTGAACTAACCACTGAGGCTGCCAATAACAGCAAGTACTTTGCAACCAAAGAAGCCAAAGTTGAAGGGTCAAATGAGACGCTGTACAGCCTTGTGCAGTGCACGCAGGATCTCTCTGCTTCAGATTGCAAACGTTGTCTGGAAAAAGCTGCAGAACAATTAGTTTCATTTGGAACCCAATTGGGACGATTGCAATATCCCAGTTGTACCGTTTGGATCGATACTACCCTCTTTTACGCCATCAATCGGACCGACGCACAGCATCCTCCCACACCAGAGGCTCTTCCTCCTCCTAGTACTCTACTACCAAATTCGCGATTACCTATAG GAAGAAAGAAACACTCCTCTATAACTATCATTGTTGTTGTGAGTGTTGTAATTGCTCTTCTAGTTGTCTCTCTGGTCCTTGTAGCATTGGGCTACTGCCTCCCAGGCAGAAGAGAAACAAAGAAGAACGATGAGGCTCTACAACAAGAAAATGGCAAACAGCaag ATATGAGGACGGCTGAGTCCTTGCAATTTGATTTGGGAACTCTCGAAACTGCCACAAATAAGTTTTCCGAAGATAACAAGTTAGGCGAAGGTGGATTCGGTGCAGTTTTTAAG GGAATGCTAAGCGATGGCCAAGAAATACCAGTAAAGAGGTTGTCAAAAAGCTCTGGACAAGGTGTAGAAGAATTTAAGAATGAGGTTGTGTTGGTAGCCAAGCTTCAACACAGAAATCTTGTCAGGCTTTTAGGATTTTGCTTGGAAGGAGAAGAAACCTTACTTGTTTATGAATATGTGCCTAACAAAAGCCTTgattattttctgtttg AACATGAAAAACGAGAACAACTAGATTGGTTGAGCCGCACCATGATAATTGGAGGAATTGCTCGAGGAATTTTGTATCTCCATGAAGATTCAAGGCTTAGAATTATACATCGTGATTTGAAAGCTAGCAACATTTTATTAGACAGCAACATGAACCCGAAAATATCAGATTTTGGGATGGCTAGAATGTTTGGAGTTGATGATCAAACTGAAGGAAATACCAAAAGAATTGTTGGTACTTA CGGTTACATGGCTCCAGAATATGCTATGGAAGGGTTGTATTCAGTAAAATCGGATGTCTTCAGCTTCGGAGTACTTCTGCTTGAGATCATAACGGGGAGAAGGAACTTTTTAGGCTTTCATCGCACAAATTGTAAACCTACTCTTATAGGTTAT GCTTGGCAATTATGGAATGAAACGAAAGGGTTGGAGTTGATGGATCCCTTGTTAAAAGATTCCTGCCGTCCAAATGAATTTTTGAGGTACATCCACATTGGACTATTGTGTGTTCAAGAAGATGCAAACAACAGGCCGACCATGTCCTCAGTTGTTCTTATGTTAAAAAGTGAAACTATTATTCTTCCCAGACCTGAGAAACCAGCCTTCTTTACAGGAGGATACGTTGACCACCATGATCAAGTGCGTCCTCAAGATTGCTCAGGCAATGGTTTGACCATTTCTATCGATGTTCCTCGTTGA
- the LOC103419615 gene encoding cysteine-rich receptor-like protein kinase 10 isoform X7, with translation MMRNMSTIPFLFLMSLIARSEAVRYFSHLCPNTTTFTPAEVFESDPDSFQYNLGQLLKSLSSNATRTDTGFYTATAGRNSTEKAYGMFLCRGDVSTEVCKECVPDAIVEAAQRCPDIKEVTIWFDECMLRYSNETLLFSMNISLATGVLDEVNVTEPRGFTLNMSELTTEAANNSKYFATKEAKVEGSNETLYSLVQCTQDLSASDCKRCLEKAAEQLVSFGTQLGRLQYPSCTVWIDTTLFYAINRTDAQHPPTPEALPPPSTLLPNSRLPIGRKKHSSITIIVVVSVVIALLVVSLVLVALGYCLPGRRETKKNDEALQQENGKQQDMRTAESLQFDLGTLETATNKFSEDNKLGEGGFGAVFKGMLSDGQEIPVKRLSKSSGQGVEEFKNEVVLVAKLQHRNLVRLLGFCLEGEETLLVYEYVPNKSLDYFLFEHEKREQLDWLSRTMIIGGIARGILYLHEDSRLRIIHRDLKASNILLDSNMNPKISDFGMARMFGVDDQTEGNTKRIVGTYGYMAPEYAMEGLYSVKSDVFSFGVLLLEIITGRRNFLGFHRTNCKPTLIGYAWQLWNETKGLELMDPLLKDSCRPNEFLRRIR, from the exons ATGATGAGGAATATGTCTACGATCCCTTTTCTGTTTCTCATGAGTTTGATCGCTAGAAGTGAAGCAGTTCGTTACTTCAGCCATCTCTGCCCAAACACTACCACTTTCACCCCGGCCGAAGTATTCGAATCCGACCCCGACAGCTTCCAATATAATCTCGGTCAACTTCTCAAATCCCTTTCCTCGAACGCCACACGTACTGACACCGGATTTTACACTGCCACCGCTGGCCGAAACTCAACTGAAAAGGCATATGGGATGTTTCTATGTCGCGGTGATGTCTCTACCGAGGTTTGCAAAGAGTGCGTGCCCGATGCAATCGTGGAGGCAGCACAACGCTGCCCTGATATAAAAGAGGTTACCATATGGTTCGACGAGTGCATGCTACGCTACTCGAATGAGACATTACTTTTCTCGATGAACATTTCGCTCGCAACGGGCGTGTTGGACGAGGTTAATGTTACAGAACCAAGAGGATTTACCCTGAATATGAGTGAACTAACCACTGAGGCTGCCAATAACAGCAAGTACTTTGCAACCAAAGAAGCCAAAGTTGAAGGGTCAAATGAGACGCTGTACAGCCTTGTGCAGTGCACGCAGGATCTCTCTGCTTCAGATTGCAAACGTTGTCTGGAAAAAGCTGCAGAACAATTAGTTTCATTTGGAACCCAATTGGGACGATTGCAATATCCCAGTTGTACCGTTTGGATCGATACTACCCTCTTTTACGCCATCAATCGGACCGACGCACAGCATCCTCCCACACCAGAGGCTCTTCCTCCTCCTAGTACTCTACTACCAAATTCGCGATTACCTATAG GAAGAAAGAAACACTCCTCTATAACTATCATTGTTGTTGTGAGTGTTGTAATTGCTCTTCTAGTTGTCTCTCTGGTCCTTGTAGCATTGGGCTACTGCCTCCCAGGCAGAAGAGAAACAAAGAAGAACGATGAGGCTCTACAACAAGAAAATGGCAAACAGCaag ATATGAGGACGGCTGAGTCCTTGCAATTTGATTTGGGAACTCTCGAAACTGCCACAAATAAGTTTTCCGAAGATAACAAGTTAGGCGAAGGTGGATTCGGTGCAGTTTTTAAG GGAATGCTAAGCGATGGCCAAGAAATACCAGTAAAGAGGTTGTCAAAAAGCTCTGGACAAGGTGTAGAAGAATTTAAGAATGAGGTTGTGTTGGTAGCCAAGCTTCAACACAGAAATCTTGTCAGGCTTTTAGGATTTTGCTTGGAAGGAGAAGAAACCTTACTTGTTTATGAATATGTGCCTAACAAAAGCCTTgattattttctgtttg AACATGAAAAACGAGAACAACTAGATTGGTTGAGCCGCACCATGATAATTGGAGGAATTGCTCGAGGAATTTTGTATCTCCATGAAGATTCAAGGCTTAGAATTATACATCGTGATTTGAAAGCTAGCAACATTTTATTAGACAGCAACATGAACCCGAAAATATCAGATTTTGGGATGGCTAGAATGTTTGGAGTTGATGATCAAACTGAAGGAAATACCAAAAGAATTGTTGGTACTTA CGGTTACATGGCTCCAGAATATGCTATGGAAGGGTTGTATTCAGTAAAATCGGATGTCTTCAGCTTCGGAGTACTTCTGCTTGAGATCATAACGGGGAGAAGGAACTTTTTAGGCTTTCATCGCACAAATTGTAAACCTACTCTTATAGGTTAT GCTTGGCAATTATGGAATGAAACGAAAGGGTTGGAGTTGATGGATCCCTTGTTAAAAGATTCCTGCCGTCCAAATGAATTTTTGAG GAGGATACGTTGA